In the Mycoplasma zalophi genome, one interval contains:
- the rplI gene encoding 50S ribosomal protein L9 has protein sequence MKVILIKDFKKNKKNEIIEVNDGFAKNYLIRNGIAQPVNSSTLANRKKILDSLAENEAQRIAEAEALKAEIEKIELNFELKVHTEKNGINIVHGSITSKAITKELLTKHNIKLPNHSIDKVSITTLGIHGIPVILHPSVTAFLKVRIHESK, from the coding sequence ATGAAAGTAATATTAATTAAAGATTTTAAGAAAAATAAAAAAAATGAAATTATAGAAGTAAATGATGGGTTTGCAAAAAACTATTTAATTAGAAATGGTATAGCACAACCTGTTAATTCTTCAACCTTAGCTAATAGAAAAAAAATTCTTGACTCATTAGCAGAAAACGAAGCACAAAGAATTGCAGAAGCAGAAGCTTTAAAAGCAGAAATAGAAAAAATTGAATTAAATTTCGAACTTAAAGTTCACACAGAAAAAAATGGAATTAATATTGTTCATGGTTCAATAACATCTAAAGCAATTACAAAAGAACTATTAACAAAACACAACATTAAATTACCTAATCATTCAATCGATAAGGTATCAATTACTACATTAGGAATTCACGGTATACCTGTGATTTTACATCCTAGTGTAACAGCATTTTTAAAAGTAAGAATACACGAATCTAAATAA
- the mutM gene encoding DNA-formamidopyrimidine glycosylase yields the protein MPELPEVKVVTKALKSRILNKTIDKVEVLQPKLIKEATVDEFSSFVQNETILDIFNIAKHIIIQLSNNKILVTHLRMEGKYHFFETEAKKHKHTRLVYYFNDDSQLQYLDSRMFGTVHLRTNANYLETKPLNKLAPTPDKVNLDKLYLKTSKSSVAIKTLILNQELVSGIGNIYADETLFASKVFPAKPSLNISKSKLKEILQNATLIMDKSFELGGSTINSYESLNKQEGQFQNFLKVHTRVNKPCLNCDTIIKKIKVNGRGTYYCPNCQKES from the coding sequence ATGCCAGAATTACCAGAAGTAAAAGTTGTAACAAAAGCTTTAAAATCAAGAATTTTAAATAAAACTATTGATAAAGTTGAAGTTTTACAACCTAAATTAATAAAAGAAGCAACAGTTGATGAATTTAGTAGTTTTGTTCAAAATGAAACTATTTTAGATATCTTTAATATTGCAAAACATATCATTATTCAATTATCTAATAATAAAATTTTAGTTACCCATTTAAGAATGGAAGGAAAATATCATTTTTTTGAAACTGAAGCTAAAAAACACAAACACACTAGATTAGTTTATTATTTTAATGATGATTCACAACTTCAATATTTAGATTCAAGAATGTTTGGAACTGTTCATTTAAGAACTAATGCGAACTATCTAGAAACAAAACCATTAAATAAATTAGCTCCAACACCTGATAAAGTTAATTTAGATAAATTATATTTAAAAACTTCTAAATCAAGCGTTGCAATAAAAACTTTAATATTAAATCAAGAACTAGTGTCAGGAATTGGAAATATTTATGCTGATGAAACATTATTTGCTTCAAAAGTTTTTCCTGCAAAACCTTCATTAAACATTTCTAAATCAAAATTAAAAGAAATTTTACAAAATGCAACCTTAATAATGGATAAAAGTTTTGAATTGGGTGGTTCTACTATAAATAGTTATGAGTCTTTAAATAAACAAGAAGGACAGTTTCAAAACTTTCTTAAAGTACATACAAGAGTAAATAAGCCATGTTTAAACTGTGATACAATCATAAAGAAAATAAAAGTCAATGGTCGTGGAACATATTATTGTCCAAATTGTCAAAAAGAAAGTTAA
- a CDS encoding YitT family protein yields MKNKINQQEWNKVYNPHNINFLNIWAKLPKKLLLIFISAILFNIGVATFLSKAAVVATGTSSLTQIITFTMDWDKYFGYFYVLINLPIIFVFWKKNPRLFMVLTCYWLFFQVVSQLILGQIQFIDKFLTETITLYSPNGHKYWNAFNLEPSSEGFYDGQTWPIIVYCIIGGVLDGIAAAIAWRAGGCVAGSNVIVYYVSRVKKMSIGKIAFIVAMSFAAFSILVLGTLEVYDLIPSRPWKATWDAEKNPLTRLIVRIICTVIYIGVYSFVIDLMYPKYKKVKIEIYSNKIEKITEHLKLIKYNHSHNIYYGVSGYSHKDFGRIETITLFLEKDWVIGQIKHVDANAWISILPIHEVVGEFDTSYID; encoded by the coding sequence ATGAAAAATAAGATAAACCAGCAAGAATGAAATAAAGTTTATAATCCCCATAACATTAATTTTTTAAATATCTGGGCAAAATTACCTAAAAAATTACTTCTTATTTTTATTAGTGCTATTTTATTTAATATTGGAGTTGCCACTTTTTTATCAAAGGCAGCCGTTGTTGCAACAGGAACAAGTTCTCTTACTCAGATAATTACATTTACAATGGATTGAGATAAATATTTTGGATATTTTTATGTATTAATTAATTTACCAATTATTTTTGTATTTTGAAAAAAAAATCCTCGATTATTTATGGTTTTAACCTGTTATTGGCTATTTTTTCAGGTGGTTAGTCAATTAATACTAGGACAAATTCAATTTATTGATAAATTTTTAACAGAAACAATTACCTTATATAGTCCAAATGGTCATAAGTATTGAAATGCTTTTAATTTAGAACCTTCAAGTGAAGGATTTTATGATGGACAAACTTGACCTATTATTGTGTATTGTATAATAGGTGGAGTTTTAGATGGCATAGCAGCTGCTATAGCATGACGAGCTGGTGGCTGTGTAGCTGGTAGCAATGTTATTGTTTATTATGTTTCTAGGGTTAAAAAAATGTCAATTGGTAAAATTGCATTTATAGTTGCCATGTCATTTGCGGCTTTTAGTATTTTAGTTTTAGGTACTCTAGAAGTCTATGATTTAATACCTTCGAGGCCTTGAAAAGCCACTTGAGATGCTGAAAAAAATCCTCTAACACGTTTAATAGTAAGGATTATTTGTACAGTTATCTATATTGGGGTATATTCTTTTGTAATTGATTTAATGTATCCTAAATATAAAAAAGTAAAAATTGAAATATATTCAAATAAAATCGAAAAAATTACTGAACACTTAAAACTAATTAAATATAACCATTCACATAATATATATTATGGGGTTAGTGGTTATAGTCACAAAGATTTTGGAAGAATAGAAACTATAACATTATTTTTAGAAAAAGACTGAGTAATTGGTCAGATAAAACACGTTGATGCAAACGCATGGATTAGTATATTACCAATTCACGAAGTGGTTGGTGAATTTGATACTTCATATATTGATTAA
- a CDS encoding Smr/MutS family protein: MRVIDLHGYTVQKATAAVLNALFEFNNDDYTRSLEIITGNGTGSLKLLVADILDKEGYYWKYNNSQQSSIIVLKNKS; this comes from the coding sequence GTGAGAGTAATAGATTTACATGGATATACTGTACAAAAAGCAACTGCAGCGGTTTTAAATGCACTTTTTGAATTTAATAATGATGATTATACACGCAGTTTAGAAATAATCACAGGTAATGGTACTGGAAGTTTAAAATTATTAGTTGCTGATATATTAGATAAAGAAGGATATTATTGAAAATATAATAATTCACAACAATCATCAATTATTGTTTTAAAAAATAAGAGTTAA
- a CDS encoding single-stranded DNA-binding protein, protein MNKIIITGRISQTPFTGVTGSNTPYTRFTVAVSRRQFSSNSEPITDFLPCVAWAQNAEFINKFLDKGSLVLIEGSLQTSKMTRNGEINTFYTINVDNVEALETKKMAQMRRQEQNGDTLDINQLEQKQASQNNYSFSNNQSSYDTNANINPVVNKEWEAFADELDKEINN, encoded by the coding sequence ATGAATAAAATTATTATTACCGGTAGAATATCACAGACACCATTTACTGGTGTAACTGGTTCTAACACACCTTATACACGTTTTACTGTCGCTGTTTCAAGAAGACAATTCTCATCTAATTCAGAACCTATAACAGATTTTCTTCCATGCGTTGCATGAGCGCAAAATGCTGAATTTATCAATAAGTTTTTAGATAAGGGTTCATTAGTTTTAATAGAAGGTTCTTTACAAACATCAAAAATGACTAGAAATGGTGAAATTAATACTTTTTACACTATAAATGTTGATAATGTTGAAGCTCTTGAAACTAAAAAAATGGCTCAAATGAGACGCCAAGAACAAAATGGTGATACATTGGATATTAATCAACTTGAACAAAAACAAGCGTCACAAAACAATTATTCATTCAGTAATAATCAATCTTCTTACGATACAAATGCAAATATAAATCCCGTTGTAAATAAAGAATGAGAAGCATTTGCAGATGAATTAGATAAAGAAATTAACAATTAA
- a CDS encoding RpiB/LacA/LacB family sugar-phosphate isomerase, whose protein sequence is METKKNNQIIAFASDHAGFELKDKLSKKLISEGYQIVDLGPESGSTSVSYAEYGFKLAHYLKKHPEAKGIGVCGTGLGISYALNRFSFIRAARVSSLEDAKLAKLHNDANVLAFGGRQVSLENAFEMFKTWDSTDFEGGRHIQRIETLTEEGSSE, encoded by the coding sequence ATGGAAACAAAGAAAAATAATCAAATTATAGCATTTGCTAGTGACCATGCTGGTTTTGAACTTAAAGATAAATTATCTAAAAAACTAATATCTGAAGGTTATCAAATAGTTGACCTTGGTCCAGAATCAGGTTCCACTAGCGTAAGCTATGCTGAATATGGATTTAAACTAGCACATTACCTAAAAAAACACCCTGAAGCAAAAGGAATTGGTGTTTGTGGAACAGGTTTAGGAATAAGTTATGCACTGAATCGTTTTAGCTTTATAAGAGCGGCCAGAGTATCTAGTTTAGAAGATGCTAAATTAGCAAAACTTCATAATGATGCTAATGTTTTAGCATTTGGTGGAAGACAAGTTTCACTTGAAAATGCTTTTGAAATGTTTAAAACATGAGATTCAACAGATTTCGAGGGTGGAAGACATATTCAAAGAATAGAAACACTAACAGAAGAAGGATCTAGTGAATAA
- the yihA gene encoding ribosome biogenesis GTP-binding protein YihA/YsxC yields MWKFIKSANKKDSWLNSTNKEILFWGRSNVGKSSLLNSLAQSKIAKVSSTPGRTKLINYFSTNTDKIIVDLPGYGYAKMSQTEQKSISNMIGNYLQDREYIYSINILIDSRISLTSIDMEMIEMCLNLNHQVNLIVTKIDKSNQKELNKTKKDIQNYFPFLNVFYVSSKTRKNLDQLKSYYEI; encoded by the coding sequence ATGTGAAAATTTATTAAATCAGCTAATAAAAAAGATTCTTGATTAAATTCCACAAATAAAGAAATTTTATTTTGAGGAAGAAGTAACGTTGGAAAAAGTTCACTGTTAAATTCGTTGGCACAAAGTAAAATAGCAAAAGTTTCATCAACTCCAGGAAGAACAAAATTAATTAATTATTTTTCAACTAATACAGACAAAATAATTGTAGATTTACCTGGTTATGGTTATGCAAAAATGTCCCAGACTGAACAAAAAAGTATTTCAAACATGATTGGAAATTATTTACAAGATAGAGAATATATATATTCTATTAACATTTTAATAGACTCAAGAATTTCACTAACTTCTATCGATATGGAAATGATTGAAATGTGTTTAAATTTAAACCATCAAGTTAATTTAATTGTTACAAAAATAGATAAAAGCAACCAAAAAGAATTAAATAAAACAAAAAAAGATATACAAAATTATTTCCCTTTTTTAAATGTTTTTTATGTTAGTTCTAAAACAAGAAAAAATTTAGATCAATTAAAATCTTATTATGAAATTTAA
- a CDS encoding Sua5/YciO/YrdC/YwlC family protein, which translates to MNNKFKDVFICTTDTVMGIGVKMKDNNINLLYELKQRNLDKKIIILVSSIKQVEQITNLNQNALDYIQKYWPGAVTLIINDIGFRMPNQDKLLGFLEQNGPCYVTSCNKSGFPVAKNIEEAKILFPEVTNFYKFGEMSQKPSLIIDVDTQKILRS; encoded by the coding sequence ATGAATAATAAATTTAAAGACGTATTTATTTGCACAACAGATACAGTTATGGGTATTGGTGTAAAAATGAAAGATAATAATATTAATCTTTTATATGAACTTAAACAAAGAAATTTAGATAAAAAAATAATCATTTTGGTTTCATCAATTAAACAAGTTGAACAAATTACAAATTTAAATCAAAATGCTTTAGATTATATTCAAAAATACTGACCTGGAGCTGTAACTTTAATAATAAATGATATTGGTTTTAGAATGCCAAATCAAGATAAACTTCTTGGGTTTTTAGAACAAAATGGACCTTGTTACGTCACAAGTTGCAATAAAAGTGGATTTCCTGTTGCTAAAAATATTGAAGAAGCCAAAATATTATTTCCAGAGGTAACAAATTTTTATAAATTTGGTGAAATGTCACAAAAACCTTCTTTAATAATTGATGTAGACACTCAAAAAATATTACGTTCATAA
- the rpsR gene encoding 30S ribosomal protein S18, translated as MARKINKKLFVRRRPCQFCINNQEYIDYKDQELLQNYINQHGKILSSRITGCCSRHQRTLATAVKRSRIVAILPFIGSGRVK; from the coding sequence ATGGCAAGAAAAATAAATAAAAAACTTTTTGTACGTCGTCGTCCATGTCAATTTTGTATAAATAACCAAGAATATATTGATTACAAAGACCAAGAATTATTACAAAACTACATTAACCAACATGGAAAAATCCTTTCATCACGTATTACAGGATGCTGTTCACGTCACCAAAGAACATTAGCTACAGCAGTTAAAAGATCAAGAATAGTAGCAATACTTCCTTTTATAGGTAGTGGTAGAGTTAAATAA
- a CDS encoding DHH family phosphoesterase, which yields MKNKIKFRFKYIYLWITTIILLIVSFILIFVISNIFKNFPLLGIVSLSVLVGFSFIAMIILGFLTYQNYKNNVIVKSTLNQYIEQEIAKEGVGIFVFNERLKIIWVSHFIKERFGNKIIGKNLDTVFNVETLSKKNFKTTTKYNDFFYEINFLPEKNILMVRDVTSLQNITTLYESEKTVFGEIDIDSMDLYQSIYSEEEIFKIYNSVVKVLDDLSKTYDFVYRRFINNRFFLITTKQTLQNFIANNFRFFTTINSEDINGKTFRIPLSVGFASGMEKLDELTETTKDALSQSQSRGGDQVTVILKNQKPLYFGSKSEIALNSSRTKISFIAKALKEKLNSQDISKVIIYGHKEADLDALGSAYALATIVRAKNKKAYIQNTTFDATCKKQKDKYLKNDNSLFISPKQATKLNDESTMVIIVDTADINRIENPNAFKNINPENVFVLDHHRISKLPEFVLKQNLYIDTTASSASEIVTEILVFSQNNQYITLQSAQMLLDGIYMDTNRFQKTSSSKTFNAVSLLEEWGASSSTSIETLKMTKEVHQTVSKILENLQEVKQDYFIAAYDKEVDSDIIAIAAEEILRIQGRKAAFVIAKIPGSNKYKMSARGINTNVQIIAEAMNGGGHFGAAASVSDTESLEVFVDNLIQAIVSIKDESNIN from the coding sequence ATGAAAAATAAAATAAAATTCCGTTTTAAATATATTTATTTATGAATAACAACAATAATACTTCTTATTGTTTCTTTTATTTTAATTTTTGTAATTAGCAATATTTTCAAAAATTTCCCTTTATTAGGAATAGTAAGTTTAAGTGTTTTGGTTGGTTTTTCTTTTATTGCTATGATAATTCTTGGTTTTTTAACGTATCAAAATTATAAAAATAATGTTATTGTTAAAAGTACTTTAAATCAATATATTGAACAAGAAATAGCAAAAGAAGGTGTTGGAATTTTTGTATTTAATGAAAGATTAAAAATTATTTGAGTTTCTCACTTCATAAAAGAAAGATTCGGAAATAAAATCATAGGTAAAAATTTAGATACTGTCTTCAATGTTGAAACTTTATCTAAGAAAAATTTTAAAACAACCACAAAATACAATGATTTTTTCTATGAAATTAATTTTTTACCAGAAAAAAATATTTTAATGGTCCGAGATGTAACGTCATTACAAAATATAACAACATTATATGAATCAGAAAAAACTGTTTTTGGTGAAATTGATATTGACTCAATGGATTTATATCAATCAATATATTCTGAAGAAGAAATATTTAAAATTTATAATTCAGTTGTAAAAGTATTAGATGATTTATCAAAAACATATGATTTTGTTTATAGACGTTTTATAAACAATAGATTTTTTTTAATAACAACAAAACAAACATTGCAAAATTTTATTGCTAATAATTTCAGGTTTTTTACAACGATAAACTCAGAAGATATTAATGGTAAAACATTTAGAATTCCCCTTTCAGTAGGATTTGCATCTGGAATGGAAAAATTAGATGAATTAACAGAAACAACTAAAGATGCTCTTTCTCAATCTCAATCTAGAGGTGGTGATCAAGTTACTGTTATTTTAAAAAATCAAAAACCATTATACTTTGGTTCAAAATCAGAAATTGCTTTAAATAGTTCAAGAACAAAGATTTCTTTTATTGCAAAAGCACTTAAAGAAAAATTAAATTCTCAGGATATTAGCAAAGTAATAATTTATGGACATAAAGAAGCTGATTTAGATGCATTAGGTTCTGCTTATGCATTAGCAACCATAGTTAGAGCAAAAAATAAAAAAGCTTATATTCAAAACACAACTTTTGATGCAACATGTAAAAAACAAAAAGATAAATATTTAAAAAATGACAATAGTTTATTTATAAGTCCAAAGCAAGCAACAAAATTAAATGATGAATCAACGATGGTTATTATTGTTGATACAGCAGATATAAACAGAATTGAAAATCCTAATGCATTTAAAAATATAAACCCAGAAAATGTTTTTGTTTTAGACCATCACAGAATTTCTAAATTACCTGAGTTTGTACTAAAACAAAATTTATATATTGACACAACAGCATCTAGTGCATCAGAAATAGTCACTGAAATATTGGTATTTAGTCAAAATAATCAATATATAACTCTTCAGTCAGCACAAATGTTATTAGATGGTATTTATATGGATACAAATAGATTCCAAAAAACTTCTTCTTCAAAAACTTTTAATGCAGTAAGTTTATTAGAAGAATGAGGAGCAAGTAGTTCTACAAGTATAGAAACATTAAAAATGACTAAAGAAGTTCACCAAACTGTGTCAAAAATCTTAGAAAATCTTCAAGAAGTTAAACAAGATTATTTTATTGCTGCATACGATAAAGAAGTAGATAGTGACATAATTGCAATAGCCGCAGAAGAAATTTTAAGAATACAAGGAAGAAAAGCAGCATTTGTTATAGCAAAAATTCCTGGATCTAATAAATATAAAATGTCCGCAAGAGGAATAAATACAAATGTTCAAATAATTGCTGAAGCTATGAATGGTGGTGGACATTTTGGAGCAGCGGCGTCAGTTTCAGATACCGAATCATTAGAGGTATTTGTTGATAATCTTATTCAAGCGATTGTGAGTATAAAAGATGAAAGTAATATTAATTAA
- the rpsF gene encoding 30S ribosomal protein S6 — protein sequence MNKYEIMLLVHSTASQEEVEKFVNEIFKSKKELTKLERTQLAYPIKKVNTAQYFVLNVEASAEEIKEFNRREVLNKSILRTLVINLDTEKPLQRKPKTSKARRPKFVPRSNDKKPFVRKFDQTNSNDDKAQKPVRKFERSTKKDFAKSPKTEE from the coding sequence ATGAACAAATATGAAATTATGTTATTAGTTCACTCAACAGCTTCACAAGAAGAAGTTGAAAAATTTGTTAATGAAATTTTTAAATCTAAAAAAGAATTAACAAAATTAGAAAGAACACAATTAGCATATCCAATTAAAAAAGTAAACACAGCTCAATATTTTGTTTTAAATGTTGAAGCTTCTGCTGAAGAAATTAAAGAATTCAACCGTAGAGAAGTTTTAAATAAATCAATTTTAAGAACATTAGTAATTAATTTAGATACAGAAAAACCTCTACAAAGAAAACCAAAAACTTCAAAAGCAAGAAGACCAAAATTCGTACCACGTTCAAATGACAAAAAACCATTTGTTAGAAAATTTGATCAAACAAACTCAAACGATGATAAAGCACAAAAACCTGTAAGAAAATTTGAAAGATCTACAAAAAAAGATTTTGCTAAATCACCTAAAACAGAAGAATAA
- a CDS encoding YitT family protein — translation MKNIFKEKDVETTTDDIDPFHINSHNLTILNTWKKFPKKLLWMFISAFLFNLGIATFLAKAGTVASGTSALIQVITYTFESLRQYFAIFYLLINLPFIIIFWKKNSRLFMILTLYWLVFQIVSEFFFYGFDPNKPYVIRDWLQHDFSIYYTSYDLDGTKISWTVYPNGNFTGSSLVNELGQPIGSNIVGQWQNWTLQKDVINESTQQVVLKAGTHGWTYFRNLNPHLNMNVETWPVIIYTLGGSVLGGLAAAIAWKHWGSTAGSDIFIYYISRVKKMSVGKVSFRIACCFAAFSIVVIGILEYTGNVLDHPWDGSVYLVRCISTVFYIGFYNLIINFIYPKYKKVKIEIYSSKINDICIHFKNINYWHAYSIIKQTSGFTQQENSRIETIALFLEQNEILREIHKVDPKAWINVIPVLNVKGKFNTQKVE, via the coding sequence ATGAAAAATATTTTTAAAGAAAAAGATGTTGAAACAACAACAGATGATATTGATCCATTTCATATAAATAGTCACAATTTAACAATTTTAAATACTTGAAAAAAATTTCCTAAAAAATTACTTTGAATGTTCATAAGTGCTTTTTTATTTAACTTAGGAATTGCCACTTTCTTAGCAAAAGCTGGAACAGTTGCTAGTGGTACAAGTGCACTTATTCAAGTAATAACTTATACATTTGAGTCACTTAGACAATATTTTGCAATTTTTTATTTATTAATTAACCTTCCCTTTATTATTATTTTTTGAAAGAAGAATTCAAGATTATTTATGATTTTAACTCTTTATTGATTAGTATTTCAAATAGTAAGTGAATTCTTTTTCTATGGTTTTGATCCTAATAAACCGTATGTAATTAGAGATTGATTACAACACGATTTTAGTATTTATTACACATCATATGATTTAGATGGTACAAAAATTTCTTGAACTGTATATCCAAATGGAAACTTTACAGGATCAAGTCTAGTAAATGAATTAGGACAACCGATTGGATCTAATATAGTTGGTCAATGACAAAATTGAACATTACAAAAAGATGTTATCAATGAATCAACTCAACAAGTTGTTCTAAAAGCCGGTACTCATGGTTGAACATATTTTAGAAATTTAAATCCACATTTAAATATGAATGTTGAAACATGACCAGTAATAATTTATACATTAGGTGGTAGTGTATTAGGTGGGTTAGCAGCTGCTATAGCTTGAAAACATTGAGGATCAACGGCAGGAAGCGATATCTTTATTTATTACATCTCAAGAGTTAAAAAAATGTCAGTAGGTAAAGTTAGTTTTAGAATAGCATGTTGTTTTGCTGCGTTTAGTATTGTTGTAATAGGTATTTTGGAATATACTGGTAATGTTTTAGATCACCCATGAGATGGCAGTGTTTATTTAGTAAGATGTATTTCAACAGTATTTTATATCGGTTTCTATAACCTAATAATTAACTTTATTTACCCAAAATATAAAAAAGTAAAAATCGAAATTTATAGTTCAAAAATTAATGATATATGTATACACTTTAAAAATATAAATTATTGACATGCATATAGCATAATAAAACAAACTTCAGGATTTACTCAACAAGAAAATTCTAGAATAGAAACAATCGCTTTATTTTTAGAACAAAATGAAATACTTCGTGAAATTCATAAAGTAGATCCAAAAGCATGAATAAATGTTATACCAGTTTTAAATGTAAAAGGAAAATTTAATACTCAAAAAGTTGAATAA
- the dnaB gene encoding replicative DNA helicase yields MEKFLSQDDKQNILDNEIPLMGLLITNSKIYKEVADSLTENLFYYKANKILYQSIVNLSEEYPDYDFKNLYNYLITNNILDQNLGIDNYKKNDYLDFLVENIGYKDKAQDYINVLIPYSKKIQLNLLIEQSIDRLMKKENIDNIINNLQIDLINMDISSSKSHYETIDNVLKENKSLLLKRSKNELSTGLKFGFKKLDDLTLGFNPGDLVILAARPSMGKTAFALNIAANVAKQKKSVLFFSLEMTNVQLVERVIGFESYTPLSNLKKGNINEEQWYALEETFEKMKQWPLFLNDQSSLNINELVSVCRRFKQTKTIDLLIVDYLQLINDTKNSGDNRQLEVSKISRSLKQLAKELGCPVIALSQLSRKVESREDKQPILSDLRESGTIEQDADSVIFLYRPEYYKRKPVEGKTNSDENDSKDFDDLSVGISSTSVIVAKNRNGAIGTVKLGFMGNLNKFIDDDRE; encoded by the coding sequence ATGGAGAAATTTTTAAGTCAGGATGATAAGCAAAATATTTTAGATAATGAAATCCCACTTATGGGACTTTTAATTACTAACTCTAAAATTTATAAAGAAGTTGCCGATTCTTTAACAGAAAATTTATTTTACTATAAAGCAAATAAAATACTTTATCAGTCAATTGTGAATTTATCTGAAGAATATCCAGATTATGATTTTAAAAATCTTTATAACTATTTAATAACAAATAACATATTGGACCAAAATTTAGGAATTGATAACTACAAGAAAAATGACTATTTAGATTTTTTAGTAGAAAACATTGGATATAAAGATAAAGCACAAGATTATATAAATGTTTTAATACCTTATTCCAAAAAAATACAACTTAACTTATTAATTGAACAATCAATTGATCGACTTATGAAAAAAGAAAATATTGATAACATTATCAATAATCTACAAATCGATTTAATTAACATGGATATTTCATCATCTAAATCTCATTACGAAACAATTGATAATGTTCTTAAAGAGAATAAATCACTTTTATTAAAAAGAAGTAAAAATGAATTGAGTACCGGTTTAAAATTTGGGTTTAAAAAATTAGATGATTTAACCTTAGGATTTAATCCTGGAGATTTAGTTATTTTAGCAGCTAGACCTTCTATGGGAAAAACAGCTTTTGCATTAAATATTGCTGCAAATGTTGCAAAACAGAAAAAAAGTGTTTTATTTTTTAGTTTAGAAATGACAAATGTTCAATTAGTTGAAAGAGTTATAGGATTTGAAAGTTATACACCATTAAGCAATCTAAAAAAAGGAAATATAAATGAAGAACAATGATATGCTTTAGAGGAAACTTTTGAAAAAATGAAGCAATGGCCACTATTTTTAAATGATCAAAGTTCTTTAAATATCAATGAATTAGTTTCAGTTTGTAGGAGATTTAAGCAAACAAAAACTATTGATTTATTAATTGTAGATTATCTTCAACTAATTAATGACACAAAAAATTCAGGTGATAATAGACAACTTGAAGTTTCAAAAATATCAAGAAGTTTAAAACAATTAGCAAAAGAATTAGGTTGTCCTGTTATTGCCTTAAGTCAATTATCTAGAAAAGTAGAAAGTCGTGAAGATAAACAACCTATACTTTCTGATTTACGTGAAAGCGGAACAATAGAACAAGATGCTGATAGTGTAATTTTTCTATATAGGCCAGAATATTATAAAAGAAAGCCAGTTGAAGGAAAAACAAATTCTGATGAAAATGACTCAAAAGATTTTGATGATTTATCCGTGGGAATTTCTAGCACAAGTGTCATTGTTGCAAAAAATAGAAATGGTGCTATTGGAACAGTAAAATTAGGTTTTATGGGTAATTTAAACAAGTTTATTGATGATGACAGAGAATAA